A window of the Cannabis sativa cultivar Pink pepper isolate KNU-18-1 chromosome X, ASM2916894v1, whole genome shotgun sequence genome harbors these coding sequences:
- the LOC115709861 gene encoding uncharacterized protein LOC115709861 isoform X1: protein MPPRTVKRGGAAAGTRKTARTTRGSQKAQNQPVQEVPEEPVRVEEVTVVPVEEKEDVKAEESAITQEKSSPAVEKNPVPVVQKDSDNKSELKLEPNGLRKEDKMKESADEYEKDERLDLDDNDPEYETEEYGGVDYDEKETDQEDVQELGEEGEEHEDNLDEEDEGDMVEEELEDINEELEGEEYEENVEEEQEHVETVDAEEDEHHEVVKERRKRKEFEVFVGGLDKDATEDDLRKIFSEVGEVTEVRLMMNAQTKKNKGFAFLRFATVEQAKRAVQDFKSLVVNGKQCGVTPSQDSDTLFLGNICKSWTKEALKEKLKHYGVNNVEDLTLVEDSNNEGMNRGFAFLEFSSRSEAMDAFKRLQKRDVVFGVDRPAKVSFADSFIDPGDEIMAQVKTVFVDGLPATWDEDRVRGLLKKYGEIVKIELARNMPSAKRKDFGFVTFDTHDAAVTCAKSINNADIGEGDNKAKVRARLSRPLQKGKGKHAGRGDFRSSRPSGRVFRGSWGRPSSRSVSMRTTRGVASRFPPSTKRPLGYKDRRPVMSVPSRPRHLPPPARSYDRRAPAQSYPKSSSKREYSRHDEIPPPRSRAVADYSSRAVQERRLSYRDEYSSRGHGYSDPPRSTSRSSGRRAYADDGYGQRFDRPPPSSYREGGRARDYDSVSGSKRPYSAVDDAPHRFSDASVRQSRARIDYDYGGSGSQYGDSYGDRLGRSNLGYSNSRTSQDSHGMYSSRQGMGYGGGSYGGGDGVYSSSYGSDYISRASDVGGGSYSSMYSSRGVGGSSYMGSGGGGSGSGSYY, encoded by the exons ATGCCACCGAGGACGGTGAAGAGAGGGGGTGCTGCGGCGGGAACGAGGAAGACGGCGAGAACCACGAGGGGTTCTCAGAAGGCCCAGAATCAGCCTGTGCAGGAGGTTCCTGAAGAGCCTGTCCGGGTCGAAGAGGTCACTGTTGTTCCCGTGGAGGAAAAAGAGGATGTCAAGGCTGAAGAGTCAGCTATCACTCAGGAAAAATCATCACCCGCTGTTGAGAAGAATCCCGTTCCTGTCGTTCAGAAGGATTCTGATAACAAATCTGAATTGAAATTGGAGCCCAACGGGTTGAgaa AAGAAGATAAAATGAAGGAATCTGCGGatgaatatgaaaaagatgAAAGGTTAGACCTCGATGATAATGATCCTGAGTACGAAACTGAAGAATATGGTGGTGTTGATTATGATGAGAAGGAAACTGATCAAGAAGATGTCCAAGAGCTGGGTGAGGAAGGGGAAGAACACGAGGATAACTtagatgaagaagatgaggGTGATATGGTTGAGGAGGAGCTGGAAGACATTAATGAAGAGCTTGAGGGAGAAGAGTATGAAGAGAATGTTGAGGAAGAGCAGGAGCACGTGGAGACTGTTGATGCTGAGGAAGATGAGCACCATGAAGTTGTAAAGGAGAGGCGCAAGCGTAAGGAGTTTGAAGTTTTTGTTGGTGGCCTTGATAAGGATGCTACTGAGGATGATTTGAGAAAAATATTCAGTGAAGTTGGTGAAGTTACTGAAGTCAGGTTGATGATGAACGCTCAGACCAAGAAGAACAAGGGGTTTGCGTTCTTGCGTTTTGCTACAGTGGAACAAGCAAAACGAGCTGTTCAAGATTTCAAAAGTCTAGTG GTAAATGGAAAACAATGTGGTGTAACTCCCAGTCAAGACAGTGACACTCTTTTTTTGGGTAACATTTGCAAGTCATGGACTAAGGAAGCT CTGAAAGAGAAGTTGAAACATTATGGAGTCAACAATGTTGAGGATTTGACATTAGTAGAAGATAGCAACAATGAAGGCATGAATCGTGGATTTGCCTTTCTGGAATTTTCATCTCGCTCAGAAGCTATGGATGCCTTTAAACGTCTTCAGAAAAGAGATGTTGTGTTTGGAGTTGATAGGCCTGCCAaggtttcttttgcagattcGTTCATTGACCCGGGTGATGAAATTATGGCACAG GTTAAAACTGTATTCGTTGATGGCCTACCTGCAACATGGGATGAAGATCGTGTTCGGGGGCTTCTTAAGAAATATGGGGAAATTGTAAAGATAGAACTGGCTAGAAATATGCCATCTGCGAAGAGGAAAGATTTTGGTTTTGTTACTTTTGACACTCATGATGCTGCAGTGACATGTGCGAAGAGCATTAACAATGCAGACATAGGTGAAGGGGACAACAAG GCTAAAGTTAGGGCTAGGTTGTCAAGACCACTTCAGAAAGGGAAAGGAAAGCATGCTGGTCGTGGTGATTTTAGGTCTTCACGACCTTCTGGGCGAGTGTTTAGGGGTTCTTGGGGCCGTCCATCATCACGTAGTGTTTCCATGCGCACAACAAGAGGTGTTGCTAGTCGTTTTCCTCCAAGTACAAAGAGGCCTCTAGGATATAAAGATCGCCGACCTGTGATGTCTGTGCCATCCAGACCCAGGCATTTGCCTCCTCCAGCTAGGTCATATGACAGGAGAGCACCTG CACAATCTTATCCAAAGAGTAGCTCGAAGAGAGAATATAGTCGACACGACGAGATTCCTCCTCCAAGAAGTAGAGCTGTTGCAGATTATAGTTCAAGGGCTGTCCAAGAGAGACGGCTGTCATATAGAGATGAGTACTCCTCACGTGGTCATGGCTACTCTGATCCGCCTAGGAGTACATCGCGATCTTCAGGCAGGCGAGCTTATGCTGATGATGGATATGGGCAAAGGTTTGACAGGCCTCCACCTTCTAGTTATCGTGAAGGTGGGCGTGCACGCGATTATGATTCTGTTTCAGGGTCAAAACGTCCTTACTCTGCCGTG GATGATGCCCCTCATCGTTTTAGTGATGCCAGTGTTCGTCAATCGAGGGCACGCATAGACTATGATTATGGTGGCAGTGGTTCTCAGTATGGGGATTCCTATGGTGATAGACTTGGACGTTCTAATTTAGGATATAGTAACAGCAGAACAAGTCAAGACTCACATGGGATGTATAGCAGCCGTCAGGGCATGGGTTATGGAGGGG GTTCTTATGGTGGTGGTGATGGAGTATACTCATCAAGCTATGGGAGTGATTATATCTCACGTGCATCTGAT GTTGGTGGTGGCTCATACTCATCCATGTACTCCAGTCGTGGGGTGGGAGGGAGTAGTTATATGGGTAGTGGCGGTGGTGGTTCCGGTTCTGGTTCATACTACTGA
- the LOC115709861 gene encoding uncharacterized protein LOC115709861 isoform X2 gives MPPRTVKRGGAAAGTRKTARTTRGSQKAQNQPVQEVPEEPVRVEEVTVVPVEEKEDVKAEESAITQEKSSPAVEKNPVPVVQKDSDNKSELKLEPNGLRKDKMKESADEYEKDERLDLDDNDPEYETEEYGGVDYDEKETDQEDVQELGEEGEEHEDNLDEEDEGDMVEEELEDINEELEGEEYEENVEEEQEHVETVDAEEDEHHEVVKERRKRKEFEVFVGGLDKDATEDDLRKIFSEVGEVTEVRLMMNAQTKKNKGFAFLRFATVEQAKRAVQDFKSLVVNGKQCGVTPSQDSDTLFLGNICKSWTKEALKEKLKHYGVNNVEDLTLVEDSNNEGMNRGFAFLEFSSRSEAMDAFKRLQKRDVVFGVDRPAKVSFADSFIDPGDEIMAQVKTVFVDGLPATWDEDRVRGLLKKYGEIVKIELARNMPSAKRKDFGFVTFDTHDAAVTCAKSINNADIGEGDNKAKVRARLSRPLQKGKGKHAGRGDFRSSRPSGRVFRGSWGRPSSRSVSMRTTRGVASRFPPSTKRPLGYKDRRPVMSVPSRPRHLPPPARSYDRRAPAQSYPKSSSKREYSRHDEIPPPRSRAVADYSSRAVQERRLSYRDEYSSRGHGYSDPPRSTSRSSGRRAYADDGYGQRFDRPPPSSYREGGRARDYDSVSGSKRPYSAVDDAPHRFSDASVRQSRARIDYDYGGSGSQYGDSYGDRLGRSNLGYSNSRTSQDSHGMYSSRQGMGYGGGSYGGGDGVYSSSYGSDYISRASDVGGGSYSSMYSSRGVGGSSYMGSGGGGSGSGSYY, from the exons ATGCCACCGAGGACGGTGAAGAGAGGGGGTGCTGCGGCGGGAACGAGGAAGACGGCGAGAACCACGAGGGGTTCTCAGAAGGCCCAGAATCAGCCTGTGCAGGAGGTTCCTGAAGAGCCTGTCCGGGTCGAAGAGGTCACTGTTGTTCCCGTGGAGGAAAAAGAGGATGTCAAGGCTGAAGAGTCAGCTATCACTCAGGAAAAATCATCACCCGCTGTTGAGAAGAATCCCGTTCCTGTCGTTCAGAAGGATTCTGATAACAAATCTGAATTGAAATTGGAGCCCAACGGGTTGAgaa AAGATAAAATGAAGGAATCTGCGGatgaatatgaaaaagatgAAAGGTTAGACCTCGATGATAATGATCCTGAGTACGAAACTGAAGAATATGGTGGTGTTGATTATGATGAGAAGGAAACTGATCAAGAAGATGTCCAAGAGCTGGGTGAGGAAGGGGAAGAACACGAGGATAACTtagatgaagaagatgaggGTGATATGGTTGAGGAGGAGCTGGAAGACATTAATGAAGAGCTTGAGGGAGAAGAGTATGAAGAGAATGTTGAGGAAGAGCAGGAGCACGTGGAGACTGTTGATGCTGAGGAAGATGAGCACCATGAAGTTGTAAAGGAGAGGCGCAAGCGTAAGGAGTTTGAAGTTTTTGTTGGTGGCCTTGATAAGGATGCTACTGAGGATGATTTGAGAAAAATATTCAGTGAAGTTGGTGAAGTTACTGAAGTCAGGTTGATGATGAACGCTCAGACCAAGAAGAACAAGGGGTTTGCGTTCTTGCGTTTTGCTACAGTGGAACAAGCAAAACGAGCTGTTCAAGATTTCAAAAGTCTAGTG GTAAATGGAAAACAATGTGGTGTAACTCCCAGTCAAGACAGTGACACTCTTTTTTTGGGTAACATTTGCAAGTCATGGACTAAGGAAGCT CTGAAAGAGAAGTTGAAACATTATGGAGTCAACAATGTTGAGGATTTGACATTAGTAGAAGATAGCAACAATGAAGGCATGAATCGTGGATTTGCCTTTCTGGAATTTTCATCTCGCTCAGAAGCTATGGATGCCTTTAAACGTCTTCAGAAAAGAGATGTTGTGTTTGGAGTTGATAGGCCTGCCAaggtttcttttgcagattcGTTCATTGACCCGGGTGATGAAATTATGGCACAG GTTAAAACTGTATTCGTTGATGGCCTACCTGCAACATGGGATGAAGATCGTGTTCGGGGGCTTCTTAAGAAATATGGGGAAATTGTAAAGATAGAACTGGCTAGAAATATGCCATCTGCGAAGAGGAAAGATTTTGGTTTTGTTACTTTTGACACTCATGATGCTGCAGTGACATGTGCGAAGAGCATTAACAATGCAGACATAGGTGAAGGGGACAACAAG GCTAAAGTTAGGGCTAGGTTGTCAAGACCACTTCAGAAAGGGAAAGGAAAGCATGCTGGTCGTGGTGATTTTAGGTCTTCACGACCTTCTGGGCGAGTGTTTAGGGGTTCTTGGGGCCGTCCATCATCACGTAGTGTTTCCATGCGCACAACAAGAGGTGTTGCTAGTCGTTTTCCTCCAAGTACAAAGAGGCCTCTAGGATATAAAGATCGCCGACCTGTGATGTCTGTGCCATCCAGACCCAGGCATTTGCCTCCTCCAGCTAGGTCATATGACAGGAGAGCACCTG CACAATCTTATCCAAAGAGTAGCTCGAAGAGAGAATATAGTCGACACGACGAGATTCCTCCTCCAAGAAGTAGAGCTGTTGCAGATTATAGTTCAAGGGCTGTCCAAGAGAGACGGCTGTCATATAGAGATGAGTACTCCTCACGTGGTCATGGCTACTCTGATCCGCCTAGGAGTACATCGCGATCTTCAGGCAGGCGAGCTTATGCTGATGATGGATATGGGCAAAGGTTTGACAGGCCTCCACCTTCTAGTTATCGTGAAGGTGGGCGTGCACGCGATTATGATTCTGTTTCAGGGTCAAAACGTCCTTACTCTGCCGTG GATGATGCCCCTCATCGTTTTAGTGATGCCAGTGTTCGTCAATCGAGGGCACGCATAGACTATGATTATGGTGGCAGTGGTTCTCAGTATGGGGATTCCTATGGTGATAGACTTGGACGTTCTAATTTAGGATATAGTAACAGCAGAACAAGTCAAGACTCACATGGGATGTATAGCAGCCGTCAGGGCATGGGTTATGGAGGGG GTTCTTATGGTGGTGGTGATGGAGTATACTCATCAAGCTATGGGAGTGATTATATCTCACGTGCATCTGAT GTTGGTGGTGGCTCATACTCATCCATGTACTCCAGTCGTGGGGTGGGAGGGAGTAGTTATATGGGTAGTGGCGGTGGTGGTTCCGGTTCTGGTTCATACTACTGA
- the LOC115709878 gene encoding uncharacterized protein LOC115709878 translates to MGRRKNDSEVGRFAILIIFLMGVISCSMVYFCISVLFVPTATDPIISVSYSVQNVDQDSGTQNEEEKEVCCRGIEHLELWGDAAKWGSEFKLSSSEECCKACKAMCRKKGPCLCDSWVFCGNREACGARFGECWLKKQKNSLVLDRRESGDHVMWTSGFIFAEGEDIVGLETEHGTIRMKLFPDCSPESAAYILDLLQLPQYTGCHLYRAESRGSIWDSEGNHVKNTPLGPPYALVQGTLEAHETVFKKISSEFSSIIRRGSVAWVGSGPDFFISLANHVEWKKSYTVFGSILPEDMEIVEKISHLPTKPEIWGSTNVTVLEKPIKLKFRRMKTTSHSKP, encoded by the exons ATGGGTCGCCGGAAAAATGACTCAGAAGTGGGCCGTTTCGCGATTCTGATCATATTCTTGATGGGGGTAATCTCCTGTAGCATGGTCTACTTTTGCATCTCTGTGCTCTTCGTTCCCACCGCTACCGACCCAATAATTTCAGTCTCGTATTCTGTTCAAAACGTTGACCAAGATTCGGGGACtcaaaatgaagaagaaaaagaagtgtGCTGTAGAGGGATTGAGCATTTGGAGCTTTGGGGTGACGCCGCAAAATGGGGTTCTGAGTTTAAGCTCAGTTCTTCTGAGGAGTGTTGCAAGGCCTGTAAAGCTATGTGTCGGAAAAAAGGCCCTTGCTTGTGTGATTCGTGGGTGTTCTGTGGAAATCGAGAAGCTTGTGGAGCTAGATTTGGCGAG TGTTGGttgaaaaaacaaaagaattCCTTGGTGCTTGATCGGCGAGAGTCCGGTGATCATGTTATGTGGACTTCTGGGTTTATCTTTGCAGAAGGAGAG GACATTGTTGGCCTGGAAACCGAACATGGGACTATTCGCATGAAG CTTTTTCCTGATTGTTCCCCAGAATCTGCTGCCTATATTCTCGATCTATTGCAATTACCACAATATACCGGCTGTCATTTATATCGTGCAGAAAGCCGGGGAAGCATTTGGGATTCAGAAGGAAATCATGTGAAAAAC actCCACTTGGTCCTCCTTATGCCTTAGTGCAAGGGACGCTTGAAGCGCACGAGActgtttttaagaaaatttcatctGAGTTCAGTTCCATCATCCGAAGAGGATCAGTTGCTTGGGTTGGTTCTGGCCCTGATTTCTTTATCAGCTTAGCCAATCATGTTGAGTGGAAGAAATCATACACTGTATTTGGCTCTATACTTCCAGAGGACATGGAGATTGTCGAGAAGATTTCACATCTTCCAACTAAACCGGAGATTTGGGGTAGTACTAATGTAACTGTCTTAGAGAAACCTATTAAATTAAAGTTCCGAAGGATGAAGACGACGAGTCACAGTAAACCCTAG